A single window of Coffea eugenioides isolate CCC68of chromosome 7, Ceug_1.0, whole genome shotgun sequence DNA harbors:
- the LOC113777935 gene encoding protein FMP32, mitochondrial encodes MAAAAYAACKRVGQQLGTNPRINSSLFGSFVSTRFDSRSVSQLVNSNGKRVFLVDTLALVRRLESQGVPSKHAEAITDAIIEVLNDSLENVAQSFVSKAQMQKIEMTQDANLAKFKTEVQSSQGHHFSLLQHETEKLKGDIEKMRSELRHEIDKVTAGQRLDLNLERGRIRDELSNQNQETTNLTNKLDREIHALRAQLEAAKYDVIKYCIGTIVSISAVGLAVVRIIM; translated from the exons ATGGCCGCGGCCGCTTATGCGGCATGTAAGCGCGTCGGGCAACAATTAGGAACCAATCCCAGGATCAACTCATCTTTATTCGGATCCTTTGTTTCCACCCGATTCGACTCCCGATCCGTCTCTCAGCTCGTCAATTCCAACGGCAAGCGTGTCTTCCTCGTCGACACCTTAGCTCTT GTCAGGAGATTAGAATCCCAAGGCGTGCCTTCGAAGCACGCCGAGGCGATTACGGATGCCATAATCGAAGTCCTGAATGACAGCCTGGAAAATGTGGCTCAATCCTTCGTCTCCAAAGCACAGATGCAAAAG ATTGAGATGACACAAGATGCGAATTTAGCCAAATTCAAGACCGAAGTTCAGAGCTCTCAG GGACACCACTTTTCTTTGCTGCAACATGAAACTGAAAAACTGAAAGGTGATATAGAGAAGATGCGCAGTGAATTGAG ACATGAAATTGACAAAGTCACTGCTGGACAGCGTTTGGATTTGAACCTCGAAAGGGG AAGGATACGAGATGAGCTGTCAAATCAGAATCAAGAAACTACTAACCTCACTAACAAACTTGATCGG GAAATTCATGCGCTGAGGGCTCAGTTGGAAGCAGCCAAATACGATGTAATAAAGTACTGCATAGGAACTATTGTGTCCATCTCTGCTGTTGGTTTGGCTGTCGTCAGAATCATAATGTAA
- the LOC113778804 gene encoding uncharacterized protein LOC113778804 has protein sequence MGEEAELERIVAGQEDKMTAEAGSGSRGDYSPLDNSNKNCHQNETDKEDAAPASSSASSPSSEDKISVNKGKSCKGCLYYSSTFKSNSRNPLCVGISRSLPHVPRYMVSQSEMEASKEGRRLTDFRYACVGYSVYPDRKDHPRDIKEGETELPVCVGIEVLVDRRVTNAGTTPAHVHNKEDGAGIPQPRPRKPAQPAGDEFLTRFTRNANLVAMGVVKNMRKVGNRIKESVDDILYPYRRRPK, from the exons ATGGGTGAGGAAGCGGAGCTGGAGAGGATTGTGGCGGGTCAGGAGGATAAGATGACCGCCGAGGCCGGAAGCGGTAGCCGGGGAGATTACTCTCCCCTCGACAACAGCAACAAGAATTGCCATCAAAATGAAACAGATAAAGAAGATGCTGCCCCAGCCTCCTCCTCCGCCTCCTCACCATCATCGGAGGATAAAATTAGTGTGAACAAGGGGAAATCTTGCAAGGGCTGTCTGTATTATTCTTCAACTTTTAAATCCAATTCTCGCAACCCTCTTTGCGTCGGCATCAGCCGTTCCCTTCCCCATG TACCTCGATATATGGTTAGCCAATCTGAGATGGAGGCCTCTAAAGAGGGCAGAAGGCTTACGGATTTTAGATATGCATGTGTTGGTTACTCGGTTTACCCTGATCGGAAAGATCATCCACGTGATATAAAAGAGGGAGAAACAGAACTGCCTGTGTGTGTTGGAATTGAG GTTCTAGTGGATAGAAGAGTCACTAATGCCGGGACTACTCCTGCTCATGTCCATAACAAAGAAG ATGGTGCTGGAATTCCACAACCTCGTCCGCGTAAACCGGCACAGCCTGCTGGGGATGAGTTCTTAACCAG GTTCACTAGAAATGCGAACCTGGTTGCCATGGGTGTGGTGAAGAACATGCGTAAAGTAGGGAACCGAATAAAAGAGAGTGTTGATGACATTCTTTATCCTTATCGAAGACGCCCAAAATAA
- the LOC113778046 gene encoding transmembrane and coiled-coil domain-containing protein 4-like: MSSSSSSSSSSMLSPTQRYAAGALFGLALHQSQILQTSQLGSNDDDAGPTHDRTSSGSSSSDSVADDPQLWVHQSSHLLRPIFKYLDLDNKAWSGLEETSACTPVKHHVGAFLRLLSEETGDRSSEAADKELALSRGVDAMASSFESSPVDYESKKEKRREYESERREKFSTAENQQEMGGKPSTIEDIRVESTGEFDDKPSEELTMLDHTKKVAVLYELLSACLADTPEDSKKVKGRRRGYDARHRVALRLLATWFDIKWVKMEAIETMIACSAMALLKDEESKEEKQSPQSSWSKWKRGGIIGAAALTGGTLMAITGGLAAPAIAAGFSALAPTLGTLVPVIGASGFAAVASAAGGVAGSVAVAASFGAAGAGLTGTKMARRMGDVDEFEFKAIGQNHNQGRLAVEILISGFVCEEEDFVKPWEGIDGNLERYALQWESKHLLAVSTAIQDWLTSKISTELMRQGAMLTVLSSLVAALAWPATLLAATNFIDSKWTIALDRSDKAGTLLAEVLLNGLQGNRPVTLVGFSLAARVIFKCLQTLAEKDTSAGLVERVILLGAPLAIKDVNWEAARKVVAGRFVNAYSTNDWMLGIAFRASLLTQGLAGIQPVDVPGVENVDVTELIDGHSSYLWATPQIIEQLELDTPYPVLNRAVVKT, translated from the exons ATGTCatcgtcttcttcttcttcgtcgTCGTCGATGTTATCACCGACGCAAAGGTATGCGGCGGGAGCTCTCTTTGGGCTGGCCCTTCACCAGTCTCAGATTCTCCAGACCTCTCAATTGGGCTCAAACGACGACGATGCCGGACCAACTCACGACCGCACCAGCAGCGGCAGCAGCAGTAGCGATTCTGTCGCCGACGATCCTCAGCTTTGGGTCCATCAGTCCTCCCACCTCCTCCGCCCCATCTTCAA GTATCTGGACTTAGATAATAAAGCATGGTCAGGACTCGAGGAAACTTCTGCTTGTACACCCGTTAAACATCACGTTGGCGCG TTTTTGAGGCTGCTTTCTGAGGAAACGGGTGATAGATCTTCGGAAGCAGCTGATAAGGAGCTCGCTTTGTCAAGAGGTGTGGATGCAATGGCATCAAGTTTCGAGAGCAGTCCTGTTGATTACGAGTCTAAAAAGGAGAAGCGACGTGAGTACGAGAGTGAACGTCGGGAGAAGTTTTCTACTGCTGAAAATCAGCAGGAgatgggtggtaagccatccACCATTGAAGACATACGTGTCGAGTCAACTGGTGAATTTGATGACAAACCCTCGGAGGAGTTAACAATGCTTGACCACACAAAGAAAGTGGCAGTTCTCTATGAGCTTCTCTCAGCTTGTTTGGCTGACACTCCTGAAGACAGTAAGAAAGTCAAAGGACGAAGAAGGGGCTATGATGCCCGGCACCGTGTGGCTTTGAGGTTGCTGGCAACTTGGTTTGACATAAAGTGGGTTAAAATG GAAGCAATTGAAACTATGATTGCTTGTTCTGCAATGGCTCTATTAAAAGATGAAGAATCAAAGGAAGAGAAACAATCCCCACAAAGCTCCTGGTCTAAGTGGAAACGAGGAGGTATCATTGGTGCTGCTGCATTAACTGGAGGGACATTGATGGCAATCACTGGTG GTTTAGCTGCTCCAGCAATTGCTGCAGGATTTAGTGCTTTAGCACCGACATTAGGGACCCTTGTCCCGGTGATTGGAGCAAGTGGGTTTGCTGCAGTTGCAAGTGCTGCAGGAGGTGTTGCAGGATCTGTTGCTGTTGCTGCTTCATTTGGCG CTGCTGGAGCTGGACTTACTGGGACCAAAATGGCCAGGAGAATGGGAGATGTGGATGAGTTTGAGTTCAAAGCTATTGGACAAAACCATAACCAAGGG AGGCTGGCGGTTGAGATCTTGATATCTGGATTTGTGTGTGAGGAGGAAGATTTTGTAAAACCTTGGGAAGGAATAGATGGTAACTTGGAAAG GTATGCGCTGCAGTGGGAGTCTAAACATTTACTTGCAGTGAGCACAGCAATTCAGGATTGGCTTACTTCAA AAATTTCTACTGAATTGATGAGGCAGGGGGCTATGTTGACTGTGTTAAGTTCACTTGTAGCGGCATTGGCTTGGCCAGCAACTTTACTTGCTGCTACTAATTTTATTGACAGCAAGTGGACGATTGCTTTGGACAG ATCAGATAAGGCGGGAACACTACTTGCAGAAGTGTTGCTTAATGGATTGCAAGGAAATAG GCCTGTGACCCTTGTAGGATTCTCGCTTGCAGCAAGAGTTATTTTCAAATGCCTCCAGACGTTGGCTGAAAAAGATACTAGTG CTGGACTGGTTGAACGAGTTATTCTTCTTGGGGCACCACTTGCAATTAAAGATGTTAATTGGGAGGCTGCAAGAAAG GTGGTGGCTGGAAGATTTGTGAACGCTTATTCTACAAATGATTGGATGCTTGGAATTGCATTTCGAGCTAG CCTTCTCACTCAAGGGTTAGCAGGAATTCAGCCGGTTGATGTTCCAGGAGTTGAGAAT GTTGATGTCACTGAACTCATTGATGGGCACTCTTCCTACCTATGGGCTACTCCACAAATTATAGAACAACTTGAATTGGACACCCCCTATCCCGTCCTCAATCGTGCTGTTGTGAAAACGTAG